In Thermosynechococcus sichuanensis E542, a single genomic region encodes these proteins:
- a CDS encoding phosphoketolase, with translation MTAVTSIPSFCEGIQYFGKDWPDWDRYGQTPLLNAQQSALTDLDTPEAAYQTLLYADALRYLILQMTGSKASGHPGGFASQAEAYAALVMLGHKNIITEVGHHAPGFYAAMFLDRSLEKMGIYTVQDLRDRFREKHGLLGHLSGYIPGILAPAGPLGQGQHFAMAAAWLHRQTLFPFTLGDGGLGEPYVMSSMAHFHTAFPEVTNFLPVLVWNGFSQEHHSMVSTKNNEAMMAYWHGNGFQEVVLVDAKDFDDSGQEGDYVDSTLFSFGQRLAFMQAVLKGVQEAARSALSGKLTVFILKQLKGAGVHAKGAKSHNLYAQHTLDNPDIVNALKARALSPAAWELVRQNCVAAAGGPAAEVVVTEQVLDLPPLGEIALEVYELGENKVATTAMGRMVAEVGQRDRRYLVTNADGNEASGIGNINQALKIIHPTTDPLYNQVPNGQVYEPLSEDACAGLAAGLCLMGSRSLWCSYESFAINGLPIWQTVTQAMAELRRPTPSTVTLFTAGALEQGRNGWTHQRPEIEAYYAALLRNGNVFALFPPDANSIQVCYRWALTAQNKGIAIFASKTPLPVRTTFAQTEQALDEGAVTLYESARGGSTLVLAVLGDMILQPVYSALPQLEQLGYRVRIVSVINPRRLYRPSDVAWQTCAEPDGGFADEATFQRLFGGDALLGVTGGPGALLEPILLRATCPRDVLAWQRGETTASPAELMAYNGLTPEAICDRARSLLK, from the coding sequence ATGACAGCGGTAACTTCGATCCCCAGTTTCTGTGAAGGAATCCAGTATTTTGGCAAGGATTGGCCAGACTGGGATCGCTATGGTCAAACTCCCCTGCTCAATGCCCAACAGAGCGCCCTCACCGACTTAGATACCCCCGAGGCCGCCTATCAAACGCTCCTCTATGCCGATGCCCTGCGCTATTTGATCTTACAAATGACCGGCAGTAAGGCCTCCGGTCACCCGGGTGGATTTGCCAGCCAAGCGGAAGCCTATGCCGCCCTCGTCATGCTAGGACACAAAAATATCATCACCGAAGTCGGCCACCACGCCCCCGGCTTCTATGCCGCCATGTTTTTGGATCGCTCCCTAGAAAAGATGGGCATTTATACGGTCCAAGACCTGCGCGATCGCTTCCGTGAAAAACATGGCCTTTTGGGTCACCTCTCTGGCTATATTCCGGGAATTCTGGCACCCGCCGGCCCCCTCGGACAGGGGCAGCACTTTGCTATGGCCGCTGCTTGGTTACACCGCCAAACCCTCTTTCCCTTCACCTTAGGCGATGGCGGCCTTGGGGAACCCTACGTCATGAGCAGTATGGCCCACTTCCACACCGCTTTTCCAGAGGTCACTAACTTTCTGCCCGTTCTCGTGTGGAATGGCTTTAGTCAAGAGCACCACAGCATGGTTTCCACTAAAAACAATGAGGCTATGATGGCCTACTGGCACGGCAATGGCTTCCAAGAAGTGGTGCTGGTGGATGCCAAGGACTTTGACGACAGTGGCCAAGAGGGGGATTACGTTGACAGCACGCTCTTTTCCTTTGGCCAGCGATTGGCCTTCATGCAAGCGGTGCTCAAGGGGGTTCAGGAAGCGGCGCGATCGGCTCTCTCTGGCAAGCTAACCGTCTTTATCCTCAAGCAACTGAAGGGCGCTGGCGTGCATGCCAAGGGGGCAAAATCCCACAACCTCTATGCCCAGCACACCCTCGACAACCCTGATATTGTCAATGCCCTGAAAGCCCGTGCCCTTTCCCCCGCGGCTTGGGAACTGGTGCGCCAAAACTGTGTTGCTGCGGCCGGGGGGCCTGCGGCGGAGGTGGTGGTTACTGAACAAGTGTTAGACTTACCCCCCCTCGGTGAGATTGCCCTTGAAGTCTATGAATTGGGAGAAAACAAGGTTGCAACAACAGCCATGGGGCGGATGGTGGCCGAAGTGGGGCAGCGCGATCGCCGCTACCTCGTGACGAATGCCGATGGCAATGAGGCCTCTGGAATTGGCAACATCAACCAAGCCCTGAAGATTATTCACCCGACGACGGATCCCCTCTACAACCAAGTCCCCAATGGCCAAGTCTATGAACCCCTGAGCGAGGATGCCTGTGCAGGTCTAGCGGCAGGGTTGTGTTTGATGGGGAGCCGCAGCCTTTGGTGCTCCTACGAATCCTTTGCCATTAACGGCCTTCCCATTTGGCAAACAGTCACCCAAGCCATGGCAGAATTGCGGCGCCCAACCCCTAGTACGGTAACCCTCTTTACTGCTGGGGCGCTAGAGCAGGGGCGCAATGGCTGGACGCACCAACGTCCGGAAATTGAAGCCTACTATGCTGCCCTATTGCGTAATGGCAATGTCTTTGCCCTCTTTCCCCCTGATGCCAACAGTATTCAAGTGTGCTACCGCTGGGCACTGACGGCTCAAAACAAGGGAATTGCCATCTTTGCCAGCAAAACCCCCCTACCGGTGCGCACCACCTTTGCCCAAACCGAACAGGCCCTTGATGAGGGTGCGGTGACCCTCTACGAGTCTGCTAGGGGTGGCTCCACATTGGTACTGGCGGTGCTGGGGGACATGATTTTGCAACCTGTCTATAGTGCCCTGCCTCAGTTGGAGCAGCTTGGCTATCGGGTGCGGATTGTCTCGGTGATCAATCCCCGGCGGCTGTACCGCCCCAGCGATGTTGCTTGGCAAACCTGTGCTGAACCTGATGGTGGCTTTGCCGATGAGGCCACCTTCCAGCGACTCTTTGGTGGGGATGCCCTCTTGGGGGTGACGGGGGGGCCTGGGGCGCTGTTAGAGCCAATTCTTTTGCGTGCCACCTGTCCCCGCGATGTGTTGGCGTGGCAACGCGGAGAAACGACGGCTAGCCCCGCTGAACTCATGGCCTACAATGGCCTTACCCCCGAAGCAATTTGCGATCGCGCCCGTTCACTGCTGAAATAA
- a CDS encoding M23 family metallopeptidase, translated as MPKQYRYALYLCLGLLVMLGVTLAAWATAPSQNLEYWQRVIQEHQQHQQAVGQQRQQLERLEAAASDRLESLENNVDTTTQQLMAASDRLQAAENLLKELKAQQQTLSQRYKASVAVISDRLRRLQRYREIPQWAMIFEAETLNDWLEQQGRLRQVYERDRQHLATLVRDRERLQQQERQIQVQQRFIQALRQQLQQQQAIYEREAAHQRQLIARLRSDRQALASIEAQLARDSAAIQQLISQRLGYVPRGAPPLPRSGRLAYPIQAPITSPFGWRIHPILGTRRFHAGVDFGADFGTLIFAAEAGTVIFAGWSGGYGQTVILDHGGGMTTLYAHAQRLLVREGQLVQQGQPIAEVGSTGLSTGPHLHFEVRLNGEPSDPLAYL; from the coding sequence ATGCCAAAGCAATACCGTTACGCCCTCTACCTGTGCCTTGGGCTGCTCGTGATGCTAGGGGTGACTTTGGCGGCTTGGGCAACAGCGCCCTCCCAAAACCTAGAGTATTGGCAGCGGGTGATCCAAGAACACCAACAGCACCAGCAGGCAGTGGGCCAGCAGCGGCAGCAACTAGAACGCCTTGAGGCGGCGGCCAGCGATCGCCTTGAGAGCTTGGAAAACAATGTGGACACGACCACCCAGCAGTTAATGGCAGCCAGCGATCGCCTACAGGCAGCGGAAAACCTACTCAAGGAACTCAAGGCGCAGCAACAAACCCTCAGCCAGCGCTACAAAGCCAGTGTGGCTGTGATTAGCGATCGCCTGCGGCGGCTACAACGCTACCGTGAGATTCCCCAGTGGGCAATGATCTTCGAGGCAGAAACCCTCAATGATTGGCTGGAGCAGCAGGGGCGCCTGCGTCAGGTCTATGAGCGCGATCGCCAGCACTTGGCCACCTTGGTTCGCGATCGCGAGCGGCTTCAGCAGCAGGAGCGGCAAATTCAAGTGCAACAGCGCTTCATTCAAGCCCTACGCCAACAACTGCAACAGCAACAGGCCATCTATGAGCGCGAAGCCGCTCATCAACGTCAACTCATTGCCCGCCTCAGGAGCGATCGCCAAGCCCTTGCCTCCATCGAAGCCCAACTTGCCCGTGATAGTGCTGCCATTCAGCAACTCATTAGCCAACGCCTTGGCTATGTCCCTAGGGGCGCCCCACCCCTTCCCCGCAGTGGCCGTCTTGCTTACCCCATTCAAGCCCCCATAACCAGTCCCTTTGGTTGGCGGATTCACCCAATTTTAGGCACGCGGCGATTCCATGCTGGTGTGGACTTTGGTGCTGATTTTGGCACCCTCATCTTTGCGGCTGAAGCGGGCACCGTGATCTTTGCCGGTTGGTCAGGGGGCTACGGCCAAACTGTGATTCTGGATCATGGCGGCGGCATGACCACCCTCTATGCCCATGCCCAGCGACTCCTTGTACGCGAAGGCCAATTGGTGCAACAGGGGCAGCCCATTGCTGAGGTTGGTTCTACGGGACTATCCACAGGTCCCCACCTCCACTTTGAAGTGCGCCTCAATGGCGAACCCAGCGATCCCTTGGCCTATCTCTAG
- a CDS encoding RNA-guided endonuclease InsQ/TnpB family protein, with translation MRRLQAYRYELMPTGEQQRKMRRFAGSCRFVYNKALALQKARYEQGEKKLGYAGLCKLLTEWRNSSDTAWLADVPVHPLQQALKDLERAYNNFFAKRASFPRFKRKGQSDSFRYPDPKQIKLDQANSRLFLPKLGWLRYRNSREVLGAVKNITVSQSCGKWFVSIQTEREVEPPIPQGGVVGIDMGIARFATLSDGTFYAPLNSFKRHESRLRKAQQALSRKVKFSNNWKKAKARVQRIHARISHARRDFLHKISTAISKNHAVVCVEDLQIRNMSKSAAGTTEQPGRNVRAKAGLNKSILDQGWFEFCRQLNYKLAWRGGWLVVVPPQNTSRTCPCCGHVSADNRQTQDRFACVECGFEANADLVGAINILSRGMQKLRDEGRDTLDAFSGTAQAVSPDGLWIEPHWRSEAGTHRSESGAAQCRA, from the coding sequence ATGCGACGACTTCAAGCCTACAGATACGAACTCATGCCGACTGGTGAACAGCAGCGCAAAATGCGCCGCTTCGCTGGCTCGTGCCGGTTCGTCTACAACAAGGCGCTGGCGTTGCAGAAAGCGCGTTACGAGCAAGGCGAGAAAAAGCTGGGTTATGCCGGGCTGTGCAAGCTACTCACCGAGTGGCGCAATAGCTCTGACACTGCTTGGCTGGCCGATGTGCCTGTGCATCCGCTGCAACAGGCGCTCAAAGACCTGGAGCGGGCTTACAACAACTTCTTCGCCAAGCGAGCCAGCTTCCCGCGTTTCAAGCGCAAGGGGCAGAGCGACAGCTTCCGTTACCCCGACCCGAAGCAGATAAAGCTGGACCAGGCCAACAGTCGCCTGTTTCTACCAAAGCTCGGATGGCTGCGTTACCGTAACAGCCGCGAAGTGTTAGGCGCGGTGAAGAACATCACTGTGAGCCAGTCGTGCGGCAAGTGGTTTGTGAGCATCCAGACCGAACGCGAGGTTGAGCCGCCTATCCCGCAAGGCGGCGTGGTCGGCATCGATATGGGCATTGCTCGGTTCGCCACGCTATCGGATGGTACGTTCTACGCGCCACTCAACAGCTTCAAGAGGCATGAGTCGCGCTTGCGCAAGGCACAGCAAGCACTCTCACGCAAAGTGAAATTTAGCAACAACTGGAAGAAGGCGAAAGCCCGTGTCCAGCGCATTCACGCCCGCATCAGCCATGCCCGCCGAGACTTCCTGCACAAGATTTCGACCGCGATCAGCAAAAACCACGCTGTGGTGTGTGTCGAGGACTTGCAAATACGGAACATGTCCAAGTCAGCGGCAGGCACGACCGAACAACCGGGCAGAAACGTTAGGGCCAAGGCTGGCCTAAACAAGTCCATCCTCGATCAAGGCTGGTTCGAGTTCTGCCGCCAACTGAACTACAAGCTGGCATGGCGGGGCGGCTGGTTGGTGGTAGTTCCGCCGCAGAACACGAGCCGCACCTGTCCGTGCTGTGGCCATGTGTCGGCGGACAACCGCCAGACCCAGGACCGGTTCGCGTGTGTGGAATGTGGCTTCGAGGCCAACGCCGATCTAGTTGGCGCGATCAACATCCTTTCTCGCGGGATGCAAAAACTGCGAGACGAAGGGCGGGACACGCTGGACGCTTTCAGCGGGACGGCGCAAGCCGTCAGCCCGGATGGCCTGTGGATCGAACCGCACTGGCGGTCGGAAGCAGGAACCCACCGAAGCGAATCAGGGGCGGCTCAATGCCGTGCCTGA
- the psbA gene encoding photosystem II q(b) protein translates to MTTTLQRRESANLWERFCNWVTSTDNRLYVGWFGVIMIPTLLAATICFVIAFIAAPPVDIDGIREPVSGSLLYGNNIITGAVVPSSNAIGLHFYPIWEAASLDEWLYNGGPYQLIIFHFLLGASCYMGRQWELSYRLGMRPWICVAYSAPLASAFAVFLIYPIGQGSFSDGMPLGISGTFNFMIVFQAEHNILMHPFHQLGVAGVFGGALFCAMHGSLVTSSLIRETTETESTNYGYKFGQEEETYNIVAAHGYFGRLIFQYASFNNSRALHFFLAAWPVVGVWFTALGISTMAFNLNGFNFNHSVIDAKGNVINTWADIINRANLGMEVMHERNAHNFPLDLASGESAPVAMIAPSING, encoded by the coding sequence ATGACCACAACTCTCCAACGTCGCGAAAGCGCGAATTTGTGGGAGCGGTTTTGTAACTGGGTGACCAGCACCGATAACCGCCTCTATGTAGGCTGGTTTGGTGTGATCATGATCCCCACCCTGTTGGCCGCGACCATCTGCTTCGTGATTGCCTTCATCGCTGCTCCCCCTGTGGACATCGATGGTATCCGTGAGCCTGTTTCTGGCTCCTTGCTCTATGGCAACAACATCATCACGGGTGCGGTTGTCCCCTCCAGCAACGCCATTGGCTTGCACTTCTACCCCATTTGGGAAGCTGCTTCCCTTGATGAGTGGCTCTACAACGGTGGCCCTTACCAACTGATCATCTTCCACTTCCTGTTGGGTGCCTCCTGCTACATGGGCCGCCAGTGGGAACTTAGCTACCGCCTCGGTATGCGGCCTTGGATCTGCGTGGCCTACTCTGCCCCCTTGGCCTCTGCCTTTGCGGTCTTCTTGATCTACCCCATTGGTCAAGGCAGCTTCTCTGACGGGATGCCCCTCGGTATCTCTGGCACCTTCAACTTCATGATTGTGTTCCAAGCGGAGCACAACATCCTCATGCACCCCTTCCACCAACTGGGGGTGGCGGGTGTCTTTGGTGGTGCTCTGTTCTGCGCCATGCACGGTTCGCTGGTGACCTCCAGTTTGATCCGTGAAACCACGGAAACCGAATCCACCAACTACGGCTACAAGTTTGGTCAAGAGGAAGAAACCTACAACATCGTGGCTGCCCACGGTTACTTTGGTCGCTTGATCTTCCAATACGCCAGCTTCAACAACAGCCGTGCGCTGCACTTCTTCTTGGCTGCTTGGCCTGTCGTGGGTGTCTGGTTTACCGCTCTGGGTATCAGCACGATGGCCTTCAACCTCAATGGGTTTAACTTCAACCACTCGGTCATTGATGCCAAGGGCAACGTGATCAACACTTGGGCTGACATCATCAACCGTGCCAACTTGGGGATGGAAGTGATGCACGAGCGCAATGCTCACAACTTCCCCCTCGACCTAGCCAGTGGTGAATCTGCCCCTGTGGCGATGATTGCTCCTAGCATCAACGGCTAA
- a CDS encoding TRC40/GET3/ArsA family transport-energizing ATPase, which translates to MRVILMTGKGGVGKTSVAAATGLRCAELGYKTLVLSTDPAHSLADSFDLELGHVPVPIAENLWGAELDALMELEDNWGAVKRYITQVLQARGLEGVQAEELAILPGMDEIFALVRMKRHYDEGQYDVLIIDSAPTGTALRLLSLPEVSGWYMRRFYKPLQRMSVALRPIVEPIFKPLVGFSLPDQEVMDAPYEFYEQIEALEKVLTDNTQTSVRLVTNPEKMVIKESLRAHAYLSLYNVATDLVVANRILPDTVHDPFFARWKERQQQYRQEIHDNFRPLPIKEVPLFAEELCGLAALHRLKETLYADEDPAQVYYQEQTIRVVPSDGQYSLELYLPGVPKEKIELNKTADELNIRIGNHRRNMVLPQGLAALQPVGAKMEADYLKIRFANATSG; encoded by the coding sequence ATGCGCGTAATTTTAATGACTGGCAAAGGTGGTGTTGGTAAAACCTCAGTAGCGGCAGCAACGGGATTACGCTGTGCCGAGTTGGGGTATAAAACGCTGGTGCTGAGCACCGATCCCGCCCACTCCCTTGCCGATAGTTTTGACCTCGAATTGGGGCATGTCCCTGTGCCCATTGCCGAAAATCTCTGGGGAGCCGAATTGGATGCCCTGATGGAACTGGAGGACAACTGGGGTGCCGTCAAGCGCTACATTACCCAAGTCTTGCAGGCGCGGGGGCTAGAAGGCGTTCAAGCTGAGGAATTGGCAATTTTGCCGGGGATGGATGAAATTTTTGCCTTGGTGCGGATGAAACGCCACTATGACGAAGGCCAATACGACGTGCTGATTATTGACTCTGCCCCCACAGGTACGGCACTGCGGCTGTTGAGCCTACCCGAGGTGAGCGGCTGGTATATGCGTCGCTTCTATAAGCCCTTGCAGCGGATGTCCGTGGCCTTGCGACCGATTGTGGAGCCAATTTTCAAGCCCTTGGTGGGGTTCTCTTTGCCCGATCAAGAGGTCATGGATGCGCCCTATGAATTCTACGAGCAGATTGAAGCCCTTGAAAAAGTCCTCACGGACAACACGCAAACCTCAGTGCGCTTGGTAACCAATCCAGAAAAGATGGTGATCAAGGAATCCCTCCGTGCCCATGCCTATCTCAGCCTCTACAATGTGGCGACGGATTTAGTGGTGGCCAACCGCATTCTGCCAGACACCGTGCATGATCCCTTCTTTGCCCGCTGGAAAGAAAGGCAGCAACAGTATCGCCAAGAGATTCACGACAATTTTCGCCCCCTGCCCATCAAGGAAGTGCCCCTGTTTGCTGAGGAACTCTGTGGTTTAGCGGCACTGCACCGCCTGAAAGAGACCCTCTACGCTGATGAAGATCCAGCTCAGGTCTATTACCAAGAGCAAACGATTCGGGTGGTGCCCAGTGATGGCCAGTACAGCCTTGAACTCTACCTACCAGGGGTGCCCAAGGAAAAAATTGAACTGAACAAGACGGCGGATGAGTTGAATATTCGCATTGGCAACCATCGTCGTAATATGGTGCTACCCCAAGGATTAGCGGCGCTGCAACCGGTGGGCGCCAAAATGGAGGCGGACTACCTGAAAATCCGCTTTGCCAATGCCACCAGTGGCTAA
- a CDS encoding Coenzyme F420 hydrogenase/dehydrogenase, beta subunit C-terminal domain, whose translation MTAAHQKARALKPGSPRPAKALCSECGLCDTYYIHYVKEACAFLNQQFDTLEQQTHGRARDLDNWDECYFGVHQQMMAARKTEPIAGAQWTGIVSSIAIAMLESGRVEGVVCVQNSESDRFTPKPVIARTREEILAARVNKPTLSPNLSVLEQVEQSGLKRLLVIGVGCQIQALRAVQDKLGLEKLYVLGTPCVDNVTRAGLQKFLETTSRSPETVIYYEFMQDFRVHFKHSDGSIETVPFFGLKTNQLKDVFAPSCMSCFDYVNGLADLVVGYMGAPFGWQWLVVRNELGQEMLDLVRDQLQTQPVTSAGDRHAAVQQSIPAYDKGVTLPMWAAKLVGLVIERIGPKGLEYARFSIDSHFTRNYLYVRRNYPQKLAAHVPAFAKKIVDQYQLPAQ comes from the coding sequence ATGACTGCTGCCCATCAAAAAGCCCGTGCCCTCAAGCCCGGTAGCCCCCGCCCCGCTAAAGCGCTGTGCAGTGAGTGTGGCCTCTGCGACACCTACTATATTCACTATGTCAAGGAGGCCTGTGCCTTTCTCAATCAGCAGTTTGACACCCTTGAGCAGCAAACCCATGGCCGTGCCCGTGATCTTGACAATTGGGATGAGTGCTACTTCGGCGTTCACCAGCAAATGATGGCGGCTCGCAAAACCGAACCCATTGCCGGGGCGCAGTGGACAGGAATTGTCAGCAGTATTGCCATTGCCATGTTGGAGTCAGGACGAGTTGAGGGCGTCGTCTGCGTTCAAAATAGCGAGAGCGATCGCTTTACCCCCAAGCCCGTGATTGCCCGCACCCGCGAAGAGATTCTGGCCGCTCGCGTTAATAAGCCCACCCTGTCTCCCAATCTTTCGGTACTGGAACAGGTGGAGCAGTCCGGCCTCAAACGGCTGTTGGTGATTGGTGTCGGCTGTCAAATTCAAGCCCTGCGAGCGGTACAGGACAAACTGGGTCTTGAGAAGCTCTATGTGCTGGGCACTCCCTGCGTGGACAATGTTACCCGTGCCGGTCTGCAAAAATTCCTTGAAACCACCAGCCGATCGCCCGAAACCGTCATTTACTATGAGTTCATGCAGGACTTTCGCGTACATTTCAAGCACAGCGACGGCTCCATAGAAACAGTACCCTTCTTTGGCCTCAAGACGAATCAACTCAAGGATGTCTTTGCCCCCTCCTGCATGAGTTGCTTTGACTACGTAAATGGCCTTGCCGATCTAGTGGTGGGCTACATGGGCGCCCCCTTTGGCTGGCAGTGGCTAGTGGTACGCAATGAGCTTGGCCAAGAAATGCTCGATCTTGTGCGCGATCAATTGCAAACGCAGCCCGTCACCAGTGCGGGCGATCGCCACGCTGCCGTGCAACAAAGCATTCCCGCCTACGATAAAGGTGTGACGCTCCCTATGTGGGCGGCGAAACTGGTGGGCTTAGTGATTGAGCGCATTGGCCCCAAAGGGCTTGAATACGCCCGCTTTTCCATTGACTCCCACTTTACCCGCAACTATCTCTATGTGCGGCGCAACTATCCCCAAAAACTGGCCGCTCACGTGCCTGCCTTTGCCAAAAAAATTGTGGATCAGTATCAACTCCCTGCCCAATAA
- a CDS encoding cobyrinate a,c-diamide synthase codes for MVLVIAGDRSGVGKTTVALALNAALTARGQRVQTFKVGPDYIDPLFHTSISGRPCRNLDAVLTSADYIRTCVGYHSQGMDAVLIEGVMGLFDGQGGSHEGSTAHIAQLLQAPILLVLDVQKQAASVAALVYGFCHYDPSLRIAGVVLNRVASDRHRQILEAALAPLGVPILGILYRDQTLSLPSRHLGLVPPQESVEFQHLRDRLVHLGNTCFDWERLTPLLAPAPTPSSPLFSVAPLTPVTIGIAQDAAFHFYYADTLDLLQALGATLVPVSPLRDTRLPTGLNGLILGGGFPEVFAPDLAANHSFLESLRQAMQGGLALYAECGGLMYLSQGIQAQHYYPLVGYLPTVTHMGKKLTLGYRQATALQTTVCIVAGETVQGHEFHYSYVSALPTTPLWQLDGQPEGWGNSRLHASYLHLHWGGHPQWAMRFLQQAAKVG; via the coding sequence ATGGTGTTGGTGATAGCCGGCGATCGCAGTGGTGTCGGCAAAACAACAGTTGCTTTGGCCTTGAATGCAGCCTTAACGGCACGGGGACAGCGGGTTCAAACGTTTAAGGTGGGTCCCGACTACATTGATCCGCTGTTTCACACCAGCATTAGTGGTCGCCCCTGCCGTAACCTCGATGCTGTACTCACCAGTGCTGACTATATCCGTACCTGCGTCGGCTACCACAGTCAGGGGATGGATGCGGTCTTGATTGAGGGGGTGATGGGGCTATTTGATGGCCAGGGGGGAAGCCATGAGGGCAGTACGGCACACATTGCCCAACTTTTGCAAGCCCCCATCCTATTGGTCTTGGATGTGCAAAAACAGGCGGCTTCGGTGGCGGCGTTGGTCTATGGTTTTTGCCACTATGATCCCTCCCTCCGGATTGCCGGCGTGGTCTTAAATCGGGTGGCCAGCGATCGCCATCGGCAAATCTTAGAAGCTGCCCTTGCCCCCTTGGGCGTGCCCATTCTCGGCATCCTCTATCGCGATCAGACTTTGAGCCTCCCCAGTCGCCACCTCGGCTTAGTGCCGCCCCAAGAATCAGTGGAATTTCAACACCTTCGCGATCGCCTCGTCCATTTGGGAAACACCTGTTTTGACTGGGAGCGACTCACACCGCTTCTTGCCCCTGCCCCCACCCCCTCCTCCCCCCTTTTTAGCGTTGCCCCCCTCACTCCAGTCACCATTGGCATTGCCCAAGATGCTGCCTTCCACTTTTACTACGCCGACACCCTTGATCTGCTGCAAGCCTTGGGAGCAACGCTAGTCCCGGTCTCACCGCTGCGGGATACCCGCTTGCCCACAGGTCTTAACGGTTTGATCTTGGGAGGGGGCTTTCCCGAGGTGTTTGCCCCAGACCTAGCGGCGAATCACTCGTTCCTTGAGTCACTGCGGCAGGCCATGCAAGGGGGCTTAGCCCTCTATGCCGAGTGTGGTGGCCTCATGTACCTCAGCCAAGGCATCCAAGCCCAACACTACTACCCTTTGGTGGGATACTTGCCAACCGTTACTCACATGGGTAAAAAACTCACCCTCGGCTATCGCCAAGCCACGGCTTTACAAACAACGGTGTGTATTGTGGCAGGAGAGACAGTTCAAGGCCATGAATTTCACTATTCCTATGTGAGTGCGCTGCCAACAACACCCCTGTGGCAATTGGACGGTCAACCGGAGGGCTGGGGTAATTCTCGACTGCACGCCAGTTATCTTCATCTCCATTGGGGCGGCCATCCGCAGTGGGCGATGCGCTTTCTCCAGCAGGCAGCAAAGGTTGGATAA
- the psbA gene encoding photosystem II q(b) protein, with product MTTVLQRRQTANLWERFCDWITSTENRLYIGWFGVIMIPTLLAATICFVIAFIAAPPVDIDGIREPVSGSLLYGNNIITAAVVPSSNAIGLHLYPIWDAASLDEWLYNGGPYQLIVFHFLIGIFCYMGREWELSYRLGMRPWIPVAFSAPVAAATAVLLIYPIGQGSFSDGLMLGISGTFNFMIVFQAEHNILMHPFHMLGVAGVFGGALFAAMHGSLVTSSLIRETTETESTNYGYKFGQEEETYNIVAAHGYFGRLIFQYASFNNSRSLHFFLAAWPVVGIWFAALGISTMAFNLNGFNFNHSVVDAQGNVINTWADIINRANIGIEVMHERNAHNFPLDLASGESAPVAMIAPSIEA from the coding sequence ATGACTACAGTTCTGCAACGTCGTCAGACAGCGAATCTGTGGGAGCGTTTTTGCGATTGGATTACCAGCACAGAAAACCGCCTTTATATTGGCTGGTTTGGGGTGATCATGATCCCGACGCTCCTAGCCGCAACGATTTGCTTTGTCATTGCCTTTATTGCGGCGCCCCCCGTGGATATTGATGGCATCCGTGAGCCTGTTTCTGGCTCCTTGCTCTATGGCAACAACATCATTACAGCCGCAGTGGTGCCCTCCTCTAACGCCATTGGGCTACACCTCTACCCCATCTGGGATGCCGCTTCCCTTGATGAGTGGCTCTACAACGGTGGTCCTTATCAACTGATTGTTTTCCACTTCCTGATCGGCATTTTCTGCTACATGGGTCGGGAGTGGGAGCTCAGCTACCGTCTGGGGATGCGGCCTTGGATTCCTGTGGCCTTCTCGGCTCCCGTGGCAGCGGCAACGGCTGTGTTGTTGATCTACCCCATTGGTCAAGGCAGCTTTTCCGATGGCCTGATGCTGGGCATTTCCGGTACGTTCAACTTCATGATTGTGTTCCAAGCGGAGCATAACATCCTCATGCACCCCTTCCACATGCTGGGTGTAGCGGGTGTCTTTGGCGGTGCCCTGTTTGCCGCTATGCACGGTTCACTGGTGACCTCCAGCTTGATTCGGGAAACCACGGAAACCGAATCCACCAACTACGGCTATAAGTTTGGTCAAGAGGAAGAAACCTACAACATCGTGGCGGCTCACGGTTACTTTGGTCGGCTGATCTTCCAATACGCCAGCTTCAACAACAGCCGCTCGCTGCACTTCTTCCTCGCGGCTTGGCCAGTGGTGGGTATCTGGTTTGCTGCCCTTGGCATTAGCACGATGGCCTTCAACCTCAATGGCTTCAACTTCAACCACTCCGTTGTGGATGCGCAAGGGAATGTGATCAATACTTGGGCCGACATCATCAACCGTGCCAACATTGGTATTGAGGTGATGCATGAACGCAATGCCCACAACTTCCCCCTCGACTTGGCGAGCGGTGAATCGGCTCCTGTGGCGATGATTGCCCCAAGCATTGAAGCCTAA